In Streptomyces canus, one DNA window encodes the following:
- a CDS encoding AAA family ATPase — MPTRILPAVGDADAVRSLTTLLSQLPDAEPVVPVTDSTQLIDTLARLASESIDELPEVVVVHERIGPVPALELIREVALRFPAVGVILVTSDVSPGLFQAAMDYGARGLISLPLGYEELATRVHAVAQWSVGVRRHLGAATDVFTGVGGTVVTVSGAKGGVGATTTAIQLALAAQASGRTTALLDMDLQTGDVASYLDVQFRRSVADLATITDISPRVLADAVFPHDTGLALLLAPGEGERGEEVTERAARQIVSALRSRYEIVVVDCGAQLSGAGAAVVEMADTALLVTTPDVVAVRGAKRAVRMWDRLQVRKAEETTVVVNRHSRSTEIQPALIQKITGTGVAATVIPANFKELQGAVDAGRVHELDAKGTVKQALWTLAGELGLVKGSEANSHRNGGRDRGALTFRRRREIGR; from the coding sequence ATGCCCACGAGGATCCTTCCGGCAGTCGGCGACGCGGACGCGGTCCGCTCCCTCACCACGCTGCTCAGCCAGCTCCCGGACGCCGAGCCGGTCGTGCCGGTGACCGACTCCACCCAGCTCATCGACACCCTCGCACGCCTGGCGTCCGAGTCCATCGACGAACTGCCCGAGGTCGTCGTGGTGCACGAGCGGATCGGGCCCGTCCCGGCCCTGGAGCTGATCCGTGAGGTCGCCCTGCGCTTCCCGGCCGTCGGCGTCATCCTCGTCACCTCCGACGTCAGCCCCGGCCTCTTCCAGGCCGCCATGGACTACGGCGCCCGCGGCCTGATCTCCCTCCCGCTCGGCTACGAGGAGCTCGCCACCCGGGTGCACGCGGTCGCCCAGTGGTCGGTGGGCGTACGACGGCACCTGGGCGCCGCCACCGACGTGTTCACCGGCGTCGGCGGCACCGTCGTCACGGTCAGCGGCGCCAAGGGCGGCGTCGGCGCCACCACGACCGCCATCCAGCTCGCCCTCGCCGCCCAGGCCTCCGGCCGCACCACCGCCCTGCTCGACATGGACCTCCAGACCGGCGACGTCGCCTCCTATCTGGACGTCCAGTTCCGCCGCTCGGTCGCCGACCTCGCCACCATCACCGACATCTCCCCGCGCGTCCTCGCCGACGCCGTCTTCCCCCACGACACGGGCCTCGCGCTGCTGCTCGCCCCCGGCGAGGGCGAACGCGGCGAGGAGGTCACCGAGCGCGCCGCCCGCCAGATCGTGAGCGCCCTGCGCTCCCGCTACGAGATCGTGGTGGTCGACTGCGGGGCCCAGCTCAGCGGAGCCGGAGCGGCGGTCGTGGAGATGGCCGACACGGCCCTGCTGGTCACCACGCCCGACGTGGTCGCCGTACGCGGCGCCAAGCGTGCCGTGCGCATGTGGGACCGCCTCCAGGTCCGCAAGGCCGAGGAGACCACCGTCGTCGTCAACCGGCACAGCCGCAGTACGGAGATCCAGCCCGCGCTCATCCAGAAGATCACCGGTACGGGCGTCGCGGCGACCGTGATCCCGGCGAACTTCAAGGAGCTCCAGGGCGCGGTGGACGCGGGCCGGGTCCACGAACTCGACGCCAAGGGCACGGTGAAGCAGGCCCTGTGGACGCTCGCCGGTGAACTGGGCCTGGTCAAGGGCTCGGAGGCGAACTCCCATCGCAACGGCGGCCGGGACCGCGGCGCGCTGACCTTCCGGCGGCGCAGGGAGATCGGGAGGTGA
- the cpaB gene encoding Flp pilus assembly protein CpaB, which translates to MNSRQRRGVILLLLSVLGALAAFAGVLSVIDDVKSKVGPEVTAYEVKKDIEPYTRLTAAQFEKTEMPKRWLSANAVTDLAAVRDKIAVTTLKKGSLLQSDMIVDQPALQPGQQEVAIMIDAATGVAGKITPGSAVNVYATFEGQREGDPDLSKIIVTNARVLDVGDLTSLQPDADERTRAATEARPITFALSALDAQRITYAESFAKRVRLALVAPGETGTVPEQERTYELAKDK; encoded by the coding sequence ATGAACTCCCGTCAGCGCCGCGGCGTGATACTCCTGCTCCTGTCGGTCCTGGGCGCCCTCGCGGCCTTCGCCGGCGTGCTCTCCGTCATCGACGACGTGAAGTCCAAGGTCGGCCCCGAGGTCACGGCGTACGAGGTCAAGAAGGACATCGAGCCCTACACCCGGCTCACCGCGGCGCAGTTCGAGAAGACCGAGATGCCCAAGCGCTGGCTGTCGGCCAACGCCGTCACCGATCTCGCCGCCGTCCGCGACAAGATCGCCGTGACGACCCTGAAGAAGGGCTCGCTGCTGCAGAGCGACATGATCGTCGACCAGCCCGCGCTGCAGCCCGGGCAGCAGGAGGTCGCCATCATGATCGATGCGGCGACCGGCGTCGCCGGCAAGATCACGCCGGGCTCCGCGGTCAACGTGTACGCCACCTTCGAGGGACAGCGGGAGGGTGACCCCGACCTGTCGAAGATCATCGTGACGAACGCGCGCGTCCTGGACGTCGGCGACCTCACCTCGCTCCAGCCCGACGCCGACGAACGCACCCGCGCCGCCACCGAGGCCCGCCCCATCACCTTCGCCCTCTCCGCCCTCGACGCCCAGCGCATCACGTACGCCGAGTCGTTCGCCAAGCGGGTCCGGCTCGCCCTGGTCGCGCCGGGCGAGACCGGGACCGTGCCCGAGCAGGAGCGCACGTACGAACTCGCGAAGGACAAGTGA
- a CDS encoding chitinase: MPILNRRAARFWTAALSTALSLAVAGPASAADVNNAKNAGFESGLTNWTCSASSGTTVSSPVHGGSAALKATPAGQDNAKCVQSVAVKPNATYTLSAWVQGGYTYLGATGTGTTDVSTWTPDTASWKQLTTTFTTGASTTSVTVYTHGWYGQAAYLADDVSVYGPDGGGGGDPTPTVPAAPAGLAVSGTSSSSVSLSWNAVSGATGYNVHRNGTKITAVTGTSATVTGLAASTSYSFQVTAVNSAGESVKSGAVTGTTTASPGDGGSALPKHAVTGYWQNFNNGATVQKLSAVQSQYDIIAVAFADATTTPGAVTFSLDSAGLGGYTVDQFKADIKAKQAAGKKVVVSVGGQNGTVSVSDPTSAANFANSVYALMQTYGFDGVDIDLENGLNATYMSQALRSLSAKAGSGLILTMAPQTIDMQSTSNAYFQTALNVKDILTVVNMQYYNSGSMLGCDGKVYSQGSVDFLTALACIQLEGGLSPSQVGLGLPASTSGAGSGYVSPSVVNNALDCLTKGTGCGSFKPSKTYPDLRGAMTWSTNWDAAAGNAWSNTVGPHVHGLP, translated from the coding sequence ATGCCCATACTCAACAGAAGAGCGGCGCGGTTCTGGACCGCGGCCCTCAGCACGGCCCTCTCCCTGGCCGTCGCGGGCCCCGCCTCCGCCGCGGACGTCAACAACGCAAAGAACGCCGGCTTCGAGTCCGGCCTGACCAACTGGACCTGTTCGGCGAGCAGCGGTACGACCGTCTCCTCCCCCGTGCACGGCGGCTCGGCCGCGCTGAAGGCGACGCCCGCCGGGCAGGACAACGCCAAGTGCGTCCAGTCGGTGGCCGTGAAGCCGAACGCCACGTACACGCTGAGCGCCTGGGTGCAGGGCGGCTACACCTACCTGGGCGCGACCGGCACCGGCACGACGGACGTGTCGACCTGGACCCCTGACACCGCGTCCTGGAAGCAGCTGACGACCACCTTCACGACGGGCGCCTCGACGACCTCGGTGACGGTGTACACGCACGGCTGGTACGGGCAGGCCGCATACCTGGCGGACGACGTGTCGGTGTACGGCCCGGACGGAGGCGGCGGGGGCGATCCCACCCCTACGGTCCCGGCGGCACCGGCCGGACTGGCGGTCTCCGGCACGTCCTCGTCGTCCGTCTCCCTGTCCTGGAACGCGGTGTCGGGCGCGACGGGCTACAACGTCCACCGGAACGGTACGAAGATCACGGCGGTGACGGGGACGTCGGCGACCGTGACCGGACTGGCCGCGTCGACCTCGTACAGCTTCCAGGTCACGGCCGTGAACTCGGCGGGTGAGTCCGTGAAGTCGGGCGCGGTGACGGGGACGACGACCGCTTCCCCGGGCGACGGGGGCAGCGCGCTGCCGAAGCACGCGGTCACCGGGTACTGGCAGAACTTCAACAACGGGGCGACGGTCCAGAAGCTGTCGGCCGTGCAGTCGCAGTACGACATCATCGCGGTCGCCTTTGCGGACGCCACGACCACTCCGGGCGCCGTGACCTTCAGCCTGGACTCGGCCGGGCTCGGCGGGTACACGGTCGACCAGTTCAAGGCGGACATCAAGGCGAAGCAGGCGGCCGGGAAGAAGGTCGTCGTCTCCGTGGGCGGCCAGAACGGCACGGTCTCGGTGAGCGACCCGACGTCGGCGGCGAACTTCGCGAACTCGGTGTACGCGCTGATGCAGACGTACGGCTTCGACGGGGTCGACATCGATCTGGAGAACGGACTCAACGCGACCTATATGTCACAGGCGTTGCGATCGCTGTCGGCAAAGGCGGGGTCGGGTCTGATCCTCACGATGGCGCCCCAGACCATCGACATGCAGTCGACGTCCAACGCGTATTTCCAGACCGCGCTGAACGTGAAGGACATCCTCACGGTCGTCAACATGCAGTACTACAACAGCGGTTCGATGCTGGGCTGCGACGGCAAGGTCTACTCCCAGGGCTCGGTGGACTTCCTGACCGCCCTCGCGTGCATCCAGCTGGAGGGCGGACTGTCCCCGTCCCAGGTGGGGTTGGGCCTGCCGGCGTCCACGAGCGGGGCGGGCAGCGGCTACGTCTCGCCCTCGGTGGTGAACAACGCGTTGGACTGCCTGACCAAGGGCACGGGGTGCGGCTCCTTCAAGCCGTCGAAGACCTACCCGGACCTGCGCGGCGCCATGACCTGGTCGACCAACTGGGACGCGGCGGCGGGCAACGCGTGGTCCAACAC